Genomic segment of uncultured Fibrobacter sp.:
GCGTCGCACCCGTTACGAACGCCGTAACGGTCATCGTCAGGGCTATACCGAGGTGCTGGTCACGGAACTTCGCTCCGGCGCAGAATCCGCAAAGGTCGATCCCAAGGTTATCGAACGCAACCGCGCTCGCGTGGCTGCCCTTGCCAAGCAGAAGGAGCAGGTCAAGCCCCTCACTCGTAAGGAAAAGATCGCTCAGGGCATCGCCAAGCCGGCCAAGGTCAAGAAGAACTCTC
This window contains:
- the rplU gene encoding 50S ribosomal protein L21 — encoded protein: MYSIVETGGFQYKVELGKAYKVPTLDAAVGSELELKSVLLFAGKEVQVGTPVLNDASVKVEVLAHGKYDTIIVFKKKRRTRYERRNGHRQGYTEVLVTELRSGAESAKVDPKVIERNRARVAALAKQKEQVKPLTRKEKIAQGIAKPAKVKKNS